In Brachypodium distachyon strain Bd21 chromosome 2, Brachypodium_distachyon_v3.0, whole genome shotgun sequence, one genomic interval encodes:
- the LOC100822940 gene encoding cucumber peeling cupredoxin → MATKGHLSFLLLSVIVASLVGSSAGVFHIVGAGKGWRIAPTKTYYGDWARTRDIHVGDKLMFLYQSGVYDIVEVPTKELFDACSMNNVTNRYQLGPTIVKLDKPGPRYFFCGVGRHCEGGQKVAVNVSAASAESVPVLPPALSVEPQIAKKL, encoded by the exons ATGGCGACCAAGGGCCACCTCTCCTTCTTGCTCCTCTCGGTCATCGTGGCCTCTCTTGTGGGCTCGTCGGCCGGCGTGTTCCATATTGTCGGTGCCGGTAAGGGGTGGCGGATCGCCCCCACCAAGACCTACTACGGGGATTGGGCTCGCACCAGGGACATCCACGTCGGCGACAAGCTCA TGTTTCTGTACCAGAGCGGAGTCTACGACATTGTGGAGGTGCCGACCAAGGAGCTGTTCGACGCTTGCAGCATGAACAATGTCACCAACAGGTACCAGCTTGGCCCAACCATCGTCAAGCTTGACAAGCCCGGCCCGCGCTACTTCTTCTGCGGCGTCGGCAGGCACTGTGAGGGAGGGCAGAAGGTCGCCGTAAATGtctccgccgcctctgccgAGTCAGTGCCCGTGCTGCCACCGGCGTTGTCGGTGGAGCCTCAGATCGCCAAGAAACTATAA
- the LOC100822317 gene encoding probable WRKY transcription factor 41, producing the protein MSGGGGGSGLATELDRLLEMARELEARVERGSPATARDLCAALTASVDNAVRLAGTGTPRGGGAIAAASGKAGRKRGAMEKVRRQVRVSSVHDLAPLDDGLSWRKYGQKDILGAKYPRAYFRCTHRNTQGCQATKQVQRDAGDPLIFDVVYHGDHTCAQGLQHLQRHDQRQTAAAAAGQEQQQQDEGLPVGAGGMQWPLDMGFEAQLDELLFLDPSEFLQPGFQNL; encoded by the exons atgagcggcggcggcggcggaagcgggCTGGCGACGGAGCTGGACAGGCTGCTGGAGATGGCGAGGGAGCTGGAGGCGCGCGTGGAGCGGGGctcgccggccaccgccaGGGACCTCTGCGCCGCGCTGACCGCCTCCGTCGACAACGCTGTCCGCCTCGCCGGCACTGGCACACcacgcggaggcggcgccattgccgccgccagcggcaagGCCGGGAGGAAGAGGGGCGCGATGGAGAAGGTGAGGCGGCAGGTGAGGGTGAGCTCGGTGCACGACCTGGCACCGCTCGACGACGGCCTCTCCTGGCGCAAGTACGGCCAGAAGGACATCCTCGGCGCCAAATACCCAAG GGCTTACTTCCGGTGCACGCACAGGAACACGCAGGGCTGCCAGGCGACGAAGCAGGTGCAGCGAGACGCCGGCGACCCGCTGATCTTCGACGTCGTCTACCACGGCGACCACACCTGCGCCCAGGGTTTGCAGCACCTGCAGAGACACGATCAGCGGCaaacagctgctgctgccgccggccaggagcagcaacagcaggaTGAGGGCTTGCCGGTTGGCGCCGGTGGGATGCAGTGGCCGCTCGACATGGGGTTCGAGGCTCAGCTCGACGAGCTGTTGTTCCTGGATCCGTCAGAGTTCTTGCAGCCAGGGTTTCAGAACCTGTAG
- the LOC100823247 gene encoding cucumber peeling cupredoxin, with product MASNKDRLSLLLAWAVMASLVAGSSAGIYHIVGAAKGWRMAPNRTYYAEWARTRNISIGDKLMFLYRSGVYNIVEVPSRQLFEACSMRNITNRYQNGPTIIELTQPGQRYYFCGVGKHCEEGQKLAINVSAVPPPPPVDNPTDDPAADSAAMAGDAASCCLIMLLLASSLMLLM from the exons ATGGCGAGCAACAAGGACCGCCTGTCGCTGCTGCTCGCCTGGGCCGTCATGGcctccctcgtcgccggcTCGTCGGCCGGCATCTACcacatcgtcggcgccgccaAGGGCTGGCGCATGGCCCCCAACCGGACCTACTACGCCGAGTGGGCACGCACCAGAAACATCAGCATCGGCGACAAGCTCA TGTTCTTGTACAGGAGCGGGGTGTACAACATCGTGGAGGTGCCTAGCCGGCAGCTGTTCGAGGCGTGTAGCATGAGGAACATCACCAACAGATACCAGAACGGCCCGACGATCATCGAGCTCACGCAGCCGGGACAGCGCTACTACTTCTGCGGCGTCGGCAAGCACTGCGAGGAAGGCCAGAAGCTCGCCATCAACGTCTCCgccgtcccgccgccgccgcccgtcgaTAACCCCACCGATGACCCCGCTGCAGactccgccgccatggccggcgacgccgccaGCTGCTGCCTAATAATGTTATTGCTGGCCTCCTCGCTCATGCTGCTCATGTAG
- the LOC100822627 gene encoding protein SUPPRESSOR OF PHYA-105 1, whose product MEGTTAAVVGGDGAAGDAQIKGGKENGQQALQLQRPLQPSGGSEALEMPPTPLPIARDLDWSEHFSFFNSAGGFTDGARGLASTGLSNSVSRPDSVTQCCLEGTDERVEELTVGNCISSDAQPHASAGGSSSGGERPAVVRGLWGNFTRMAWRSSDVASRENLAAGRGDIANLRTGDVASRETLAVNLGNNMISQNNLRTGNVASRENLAANLANSIIAQNNLRTADMVSRENLAANLGNSMISQSIDASGKEMPFSRGDNANSEFNMSFGNQQQPIPSSRLNQTEQRFERENGLKVSSFSNRIIDQMRNKTATPSSGVQGFPFKTASKGKGVTYQSAREEIQAQANVRPRVPMDRISKIPSSTHNSMARLDGAFFNGGGNASESQNEGTSLRELIRPTGQVTSKFEKMQLFKQILDHVDKSHARGLTLQHVRPSYFIVSPPNQVKYTGSYATQDLSAPAKPDIATDDMFNRKRRFDQKNAHQEFNGNGNPNSILKYQKVGDQGSVAVRRPTHTFRTDHRGGNQSEDVDPGASGQGNSSCTVRGRFNFGEPYYGNGNNASYAQRLSNYGNQESVLDLRLLEDSWYRSPEELSQLKGTFPSNIYSLGVILFELFCCCETWELHCAAMSDLRHRILPPNFLSESPREAGFCLWLLHPDPRSRPKARDILGCDLINEGRDLSLLDNKVPAAVNEEDTESGLLLNFLSQLKEEKEMQASKLSADLAGLQTDIAEVERRHSLRNGFSLEDMGVLASSNDLPGTSSDALRGGSLSGLLPPICRSSIYEQRVMRNLEQLENAYYSMRSTIDTSETNVIKRSDNDALRVRDNFYQLHGDTDAMNEQTDRLGCFFDGLCKYARHSRFEVRGILKNADILNSPNVICSLSFDRDEEYFAAAGVSKKIKIFEFDALLNDRVDIHYPLIEMPSKSKLSCVCWNSYIKNYLASTDYDGTVQLWDASTGQGFTQFTEHRKRAWSVSFSEVDPTKLASGSDDCCVKVWSINQKNCVDTIRNVANVCCVQFSPYSSRMLAFGSADYKTYCYDLRHTRIPWCTISGHGKAVSYVRFLDPETLISASTDNTLKIWDLNRTNSSGLSSSACSLTLSGHTNEKNFVGLSVHDGYITCGSENNEVYSYYKTFPMPITSHKFGSIDPITGQETNDDNQQFVSSVCWRGRSNMVVAANSSGSIKVLELV is encoded by the exons ATGGAagggacgacggcggcggtggttggcggcgacggcgcggcgggggaTGCGCAGATTAAGGGCGGTAAGGAGAATGGGCAGCAggcgctgcagctgcagcggccgCTGCAGCCGTCGGGGGGCAGCGAGGCGCTCGAGATGCCCCCCACGCCGCTGCCGATCGCGCGGGACCTTGACTGGTCCGAGCATTTCTCCTTCTTCAACTCGGCGGGCGGGTTCACTGACGGCGCGAGGGGGTTGGCGAGCACGGGCCTGTCGAATTCCGTGTCGAGGCCGGACAGCGTGACCCAGTGCTGCTTGGAAGGCACGGACGAGAGGGTGGAGGAGCTCACGGTGGGGAATTGCATCAGCTCTGATGCTCAGCCTCACGCCTCTGCTGGTGGAAGCTCGAGCGGCGGGGAGAGGCCTGCTGTTGTGAGGGGCCTGTGGGGCAATTTCACGCGGATGGCATGGAGGTCTAGTGATGTGGCCAGCAGGGAAAACTTAGCAGCGGGTCGTGGCGACATTGCGAACTTGAGGACTGGTGATGTGGCTAGCAGGGAAACTTTGGCAGTGAACCTTGGCAACAATATGATCTCTCAGAACAACTTGAGGACTGGCAATGTGGCTAGCAGGGAAAATTTGGCGGCGAACCTTGCCAACAGTATAATCGCTCAGAACAACTTGAGGACTGCCGATATGGTTAGCAGGGAAAATTTGGCTGCGAACCTTGGCAACAGTATGATCTCTCAGAGCATTGATGCTTCGGGCAAGGAAATGCCATTCAGTCGTGGTGACAATGCTAATAGCGAGTTCAATATGTCATTTGGTAATCAGCAGCAGCCTATTCCGTCTTCACGGCTGAATCAAACCGAGCAACGATTTGAAAGAGAGAATGGTCTGAAAGTGAGTAGTTTCTCAAATAGAATTATTGATCAGATGAGGAATAAAACTGCCACACCTTCATCTGGGGTTCAGGGGTTTCCATTTAAGACTGCGTCGAAGGGTAAAGGGGTTACCTACCAAAGTGCACGTGAGGAGATACAAGCACAAGCTAATGTAAGACCTAGAGTCCCTATGGATAGGATTTCTAAGATTCCTAGCTCAACACACAATTCTATGGCCAGATTGGATGGTGCATTTTTCAACGGTGGTGGAAATGCTTCTGAATCTCAAAATGAGGGAACAAGCCTGAGGGAACTAATTAGGCCCACAGGCCAAGTGACGAGCAAGTTTGAGAAAATGCAGTTGTTCAAGCAGATCCTTGATCATGTAGACAAATCTCATGCACGGGGTTTAACTTTGCAACATGTACGCCCTTCATATTTTATAGTCTCACCTCCAAACCAAGTAAAATATACCGGCTCTTATGCTACACAAGATTTATCAGCCCCAGCCAAACCGGATATTGCCACAGATGACATGTTCAATAGGAAACGACGCTTCGATCAGAAAAATGCGCACCAAGAGTTTAATGGCAATGGAAATCCAAATTCAATCCTAAAGTATCAAAAGGTCGGTGATCAAGGTTCTGTTGCCGTCAGGCGACCGACACATACCTTTCGGACTGACCACAGAGGGGGCAACCAAAGTGAAGATGTTGATCCTGGTGCTTCCGGACAGGGAAATTCTAGTTGCACCGTCAGAGGACGTTTTAACTTCGGCGAACCTTACTATGGCAATGGCAATAATGCATCTTATGCCCAACGTTTATCCAATTACGGCAACCAAGAATCGGTACTTGATTTGAGGTTGCTAGAAGATAGCTGGTATAGAAGCCCAGAAGAGCTCAGTCAACTGAAAGGCACATTCCCATCAAACATCTACAGCCTTGGGGTTATTCTATTTGAG CTCTTTTGCTGTTGTGAAACATGGGAGCTGCATTGTGCTGCAATGTCAGATCTTCGCCATCGGATCCTGCCTCCAAATTTTCTTTCAGAAAGTCCTAGGGAGGCTGGGTTCTGTCTTTGGCTACTGCATCCAGATCCTCGTTCTCGACCAAAGGCAAG AGACATTCTAGGATGTGACTTGATAAATGAGGGTCGGGATTTGTCGTTGTTAGATAATAAGGTACCAGCTGCTGTCAATGAGGAGGACACAGAATCTGGTTTATTACTGAATTTCTTGTCTCAactgaaagaagaaaaagaaatgcagGCTAGCAAGTTATCAGCAGATCTTGCAGGCTTACAAACAGATATTGCAGAGGTTGAGAGAAGACATTCGCTGAGGAATGGGTTCAGTTTAGAGGACATGGGAGTACTGGCAAGTTCTAATGATTTGCCAGGCACTTCTTCAGATGCCCTGAGAGGGGGATCGTTGTCAGGTTTGCTACCACCAATATGCAGGTCAAGCATATATGAGCAGAGGGTGATGAGGAATTTGGAGCAACTTGAAAATGCATATTACTCTATGAGGTCCACCATTGACACGTCTGAGACTAATGTAATTAAACGTTCGGATAATGATGCTTTGAGGGTGCGTGACAACTTTTACCAACTTCATGGTGATACTGATGCCATGAATGAGCAAACAGACCGCCTTGGATGCTTTTTTGATGGTTTGTGCAAATATGCCCGGCATAGTAGGTTTGAAGTACGAGGAATTTTAAAGAATGCAGATATACTTAACTCACCAAATGTGATCTGTTCCTTGAGTTTTGACCGTGATGAAGAAtattttgctgctgctggggtttcaaagaaaattaaaatattCGAATTTGATGCTCTTTTAAATGATCGTGTTGATATTCATTATCCTTTAATAGAGATGCCTAGCAAGTCCAAGCTTAGTTGTGTCTGTTGGAACAGCTATATAAAGAACTACTTGGCATCAACAGACTATGACGGCACTGTTCAG CTATGGGATGCAAGCACTGGTCAAGGATTCACGCAGTTTACAGAGCACAGGAAACGAGCTTGGTCTGTGAGTTTCTCAGAGGTGGATCCAACTAAATTGGCAAGCGGGAGCGATGATTGTTGCGTTAAAGTTTGGAGTATTAACCAG AAAAATTGTGTTGACACAATCAGAAATGTCGCCAACGTATGCTGTGTACAGTTCTCCCCATACTCCTCCCGTATGTTAGCTTTTGGCTCAGCTGATTACAAGACATACTGTTATGATCTGAGGCATACGAGAATCCCATGGTGTACCATTTCCGGACATGGGAAAGCTGTCAGCTATGTAAGATTCTTGGATCCAGAAACACTTATCTCTGCATCAACTGACAATACCTTGAAGATATGGGATCTCAACCGGACTAATTCCAGTGGATTATCTAGTAGTGCCTGCAGTCTGACATTGAGTGGCCATACCAATGAGAAG AATTTTGTAGGCTTATCTGTTCATGATGGATACATAACATGTGGTTCTGAAAACAATGAA GTATATTCTTACTACAAAACCTTTCCCATGCCAATAACTTCTCATAAGTTTGGTTCTATTGACCCGATAACCGGTCAAGAGACGAACGATGATAATCAGCAATTTGTATCCAGTGTTTGCTGGAGAGGGAGGTCAAATATGGTGGTAGCTGCGAACTCTAGTGGCAGCATTAAAGTGCTTGAGCTAGTCTAA
- the LOC100834907 gene encoding protein WHAT'S THIS FACTOR 1 homolog, giving the protein MDAKLLLLPFLPSPLHPPQQATPPPKSLFLGASLPLRPLSSPPPPLRTRRLASVVAQAAAVKRRKEVPFDNVIQRDKKLKLVLKLRNILVSHPDRVMSLRDLGRFRRDLGLTRKRRLIALLKRFPGVFEIVEEGVYSLRFRLTPAADRLYLDELYLRNESEGLAVTKLRKLLMMSLDKRIPLERIAHLKNDLGLPPNFRDTVCVRYPQYFRVVNMDRGPGLELTHWDPELAVSAAEVAEEENRVREAEERNLIIDRPLRFNRVKLPNGLKVSRGEARRIAQFREMPYISPYADFSHLRSGSPEKEKHACGVVHEILSMTLEKRTLVDHLTHFREEFRFSQSLRGMLIRHPDMFYVSLKGDRDSVFLREAYKNSQLIEKSHLVLLKEKMRALVMVPRFPRRGGPRTGEETEGDNGAVRRLDEGSDSEDDENDDFSDMEDLIGGLSGGKSDNDYHWGDGWVGESDGTPPDFGDGDDSGPQEVKVTAENTDNSDNGIPLLPDGRERERW; this is encoded by the coding sequence ATGGACgccaagctgctgctgctccccttcctcccttcccccctccacccgccgcagcaggcgacgccgccgcccaagtccctcttcctcggcgcctccctcccgctccgcccgctctcctccccgccgccgccgctccgcacGCGGCGGCTCGCGTCCGTGGTGGCGCAGGCGGCCGCCGTGAAGCGCCGCAAGGAGGTCCCCTTCGACAACGTGATCCAGCGGGACAAGAAGCTCAAGCTCGTCCTCAAGCTCCGCAACATCCTCGTCTCGCACCCGGACCGCGTCATGAGCCTCCGGGACCTGGGCCGCTTCCGCCGCGACCTCGGCCTCACCCGCAAGCGCCGCCTCATCGCGCTCCTCAAGCGCTTCCCTGGGGTCTTCGAGATCGTCGAGGAGGGGGTCTACTCGCTCCGCTTCCGCCTCACCCCGGCCGCCGACCGCCTCTACCTAGACGAGCTCTACCTCCGGAACGAGTCCGAGGGCCTCGCCGTCACCAAGCTCCGCAAGCTCCTCATGATGTCGCTCGACAAGCGGATCCCGCTCGAGAGGATCGCGCACCTCAAGAACGACCTCGGCCTCCCGCCCAACTTCCGCGACACCGTCTGCGTCAGGTACCCGCAGTACTTCCGTGTCGTCAATATGGACAGAGGACCCGGGCTGGAGCTCACGCATTGGGACCCCGAGCTGGCGGTTTCCGCGGCGGAGgtcgccgaggaggagaatCGGGTCAGGGAGGCTGAGGAGAGGAATTTGATCATTGACCGCCCGCTCAGGTTCAACCGGGTGAAGCTGCCCAATGGGCTGAAAGTGTCGCGGGGGGAGGCGCGGAGGATCGCACAGTTCAGGGAAATGCCGTACATTTCGCCATACGCCGACTTCTCGCACCTGCGGTCTGGCTCGCCTGAGAAGGAGAAGCATGCTTGTGGGGTGGTTCATGAGATTCTAAGCATGACGCTCGAGAAGCGCACGCTGGTCGATCACCTGACTCACTTCCGGGAGGAGTTCCGGTTCTCGCAGTCTCTGCGGGGGATGCTCATACGCCACCCGGACATGTTTTATGTGTCACTCAAGGGGGATAGGGACTCGGTGTTCCTCCGTGAGGCATACAAGAACTCGCAGCTGATCGAGAAGAGCCATCTCGTGCTGCTTAAAGAGAAGATGAGGGCTCTTGTTATGGTTCCACGCTTCCCTCGACGGGGCGGGCCTAGGACTGGTGAGGAGACTGAGGGTGACAATGGCGCCGTGCGAAGATTGGATGAAGGAAGCGACTCGGAAGATGATGAAAACGATGATTTTTCAGATATGGAAGATTTGATTGGTGGACTTTCTGGTGGCAAATCCGATAACGACTACCACTGGGGTGATGGTTGGGTTGGCGAGAGTGATGGCACGCCACCGGACTTCGGAGATGGGGATGACTCGGGTCCACAGGAAGTCAAGGTGACAGCGGAAAATACAGACAATTCTGACAATGGCATTCCTCTATTGCCTGATGGCAGAGAAAGGGAACGGTGGTAA